A stretch of Pseudomonas sp. LS.1a DNA encodes these proteins:
- the dapA gene encoding 4-hydroxy-tetrahydrodipicolinate synthase: MIAGSMVALVTPMDAQGRLDWDSLDKLVDFHLENGTHAIVAVGTTGESATLDVEEHILVIKHVVERVKRSTRRIPVIAGTGANSTAEAVHLTQNAKSAGADACLLVVPYYNKPTQEGLYQHFKHIAEAVDIPQILYNVPGRTSCDMQADTVIRLSKVKNIIGIKEATGDLVRAKAILDGVDSDFIVLSGDDPTAVELILMGGKGNISVTANVAPREMADLCEAALEGNAEKARAINEKLMPLHKDLFCESNPIPVKWALVEMGLMHKGIRLPLTWLSEGCHEKVRTALRQSGVLV, encoded by the coding sequence ATGATTGCGGGCAGTATGGTGGCATTGGTCACTCCCATGGATGCACAAGGGCGTCTTGACTGGGACAGCCTCGACAAACTTGTAGACTTCCACCTGGAAAACGGCACCCATGCGATCGTCGCTGTCGGCACCACCGGTGAGTCCGCCACGCTGGATGTCGAAGAACATATCCTGGTCATCAAGCACGTGGTCGAGCGCGTCAAGCGCAGCACCCGCCGCATCCCGGTCATCGCCGGTACCGGTGCCAACTCCACTGCCGAAGCCGTGCACCTGACCCAGAACGCCAAGAGCGCCGGTGCCGACGCCTGCCTGCTGGTAGTGCCGTACTACAACAAGCCGACGCAAGAAGGCCTGTACCAGCACTTCAAGCACATTGCCGAAGCCGTCGACATCCCGCAGATCCTCTACAACGTACCCGGCCGCACCTCCTGCGACATGCAGGCCGATACCGTGATCCGCCTGTCGAAGGTCAAGAACATCATCGGTATCAAGGAAGCCACCGGCGACCTGGTACGCGCCAAGGCGATCCTCGATGGCGTCGATAGCGACTTCATCGTCCTGTCCGGCGACGACCCGACCGCCGTCGAGCTGATCCTGATGGGCGGCAAGGGCAACATTTCCGTCACCGCCAACGTCGCCCCGCGCGAAATGGCCGACCTGTGCGAGGCCGCCCTTGAGGGCAATGCCGAGAAGGCCCGCGCAATCAACGAAAAACTCATGCCGCTGCACAAAGACCTGTTCTGCGAGTCCAACCCGATCCCGGTGAAATGGGCACTCGTCGAAATGGGCCTGATGCACAAAGGCATTCGCCTGCCGCTGACCTGGTTGAGCGAAGGCTGCCACGAAAAAGTCCGTACTGCCTTGCGCCAGTCCGGCGTACTGGTTTAA
- a CDS encoding glycine cleavage system protein R: MSTPTVREQFLVISALGPNPMELANVLSRAAFENRCAVVTSRLSRHGETSALVLQVGGSWDALARLEAMLPGLGKKHGLTLDVVRSADQEVRPQALPYVAYVSAAYRPDIINELCQFFLDHRVELEAMTCDTYLAPQTGSSMLNAQFTVILPAGTQISWLRDQFLDFADALNLDALIEPWRPQNPM; this comes from the coding sequence ATGTCCACCCCCACCGTCCGCGAACAATTCCTTGTCATCAGCGCCTTGGGCCCCAACCCCATGGAGCTGGCCAACGTCCTCAGCCGCGCTGCCTTCGAAAACCGCTGCGCGGTGGTCACCTCGCGCCTGAGCCGCCACGGCGAGACCAGCGCCCTGGTACTGCAGGTGGGCGGCAGCTGGGACGCCCTGGCGCGCCTCGAAGCCATGCTGCCGGGCCTGGGCAAGAAACACGGCCTGACCCTGGACGTGGTGCGCAGCGCCGACCAGGAAGTGCGCCCGCAGGCCCTGCCCTACGTGGCCTACGTCAGCGCCGCCTACCGCCCGGACATCATCAACGAGCTGTGCCAGTTCTTCCTCGACCACCGCGTCGAGCTGGAAGCCATGACCTGCGACACCTACCTGGCGCCGCAGACCGGCAGCAGCATGCTCAACGCCCAGTTCACCGTGATTCTGCCGGCCGGCACCCAGATCAGCTGGCTGCGTGACCAGTTCCTGGACTTTGCCGATGCCCTGA